The Henckelia pumila isolate YLH828 unplaced genomic scaffold, ASM3356847v2 CTG_461:::fragment_3, whole genome shotgun sequence genome window below encodes:
- the LOC140872036 gene encoding uncharacterized protein, with translation MSSDSISSESNKSDMSGKNSGTNSGTIASLSGGDASSLQITAHKLNGQNYLQWAQSVKIVICGRGKLGYLIGDLSSPKTTDPSYKTWTDENSIVLACLVNSMEPNISRRYLWFETAKDVWDAARMMYSDFGNASQIFEIRSKLKELKQGHISVTQYFSDLQDLWQELDLFLDANSLFTDCSVKNRKASEKERVFNL, from the coding sequence ATGTCGTCTGACTCCATCTCTTCTGAGTCAAACAAGTCAGACATGTCAGGGAAAAACTCTGGGACCAACTCTGGGACCATCGCCTCTTTGTCCGGAGGCGACGCATCTTCTCTGCAGATCACAGCCCATAAACTCAACGGGCAAAATTACCTCCAATGGGCTCAGTCCGTGAAGATTGTTATTTGCGGTCGTGGGAAACTGGGATATCTCATAGGAGATCTCTCTTCTCCGAAGACTACAGATCCATCGTACAAAACCTGGACAGACGAAAATTCTATTGTTCTCGCATGTCTTGTCAACTCAATGGAACCTAACATTAGCCGTCGCTATCTGTGGTTCGAAACTGCGAAGGATGTATGGGATGCTGCCCGCATGATGTATTCAGACTTCGGCAATGCCTCGCAAATCTTTGAAATTCGATCTaagttgaaagagttgaagcaaGGCCATATTTCGGTTACTCAGTATTTTTCTGATCTTCAAGATCTGTGGCAGGAACTGGATCTCTTCCTTGATGCAAACTCCTTATTCACAGATTGTAGTGTCAAAAATCGGAAGGCTTCTGAAAAAGAAAGAGTATTCaacttgtaa
- the LOC140872189 gene encoding uncharacterized protein, with protein MFNARFYVESLKPKFQNPRFHSPISHLHKHVSGKPSLTSPANQFIQDEAQGPPEKSAVLTNVRISHPWREWVSLMHALLKKGYFDAIENPFSRNGELGSKEANSIRSACLNFARDQHQLIRYLSRENILEIAGTGCPSTDRKVVNSGKRLRAYVGSNEENVCSSCILRGDCDRAFVKANEDEGVRTVDVMRLLLTYSLAPLVNSVENNPCLNKKIEESVRILLKEMVDIISIEERDFKPIIGNRDDIDKNQVQAPTKQDSWICPKCESINPTQNFKCLRCDSLSRERLAKIAEEMEHLPLKKGDWLCDKCKFLNFARNTRCLMCKEKPSKRHLNPGEWECESCNYINFRRNMRCLKCDHKRRITSNATDTASEHCSNMVKNHQTHPWFGQRTQTRDYGCHKSYEFVKNDDQDQSSSSSWNEVAGFMDFPVVGGQSDMSRDIRKQELWRMKVGNKIGHTFRAAAGDDTDRFNCYIFQGKSEFLESGGDDNEDEMAAWFGGGRRTVNLP; from the exons ATGTTCAATGCTCGTTTCTACGTCGAATCACTCAAGCCTAAATTCCAAAACCCTAGATTTCATTCACCAATTTCCCATCTCCACAAGCACGTCTCTGGGAAACCTTCACTCACTAGCCCTGCGAACCAGTTCATCCAAGATGAAGCTCAAGGACCGCCGGAAAAGAGTGCGGTTCTAACCAATGTCCGGATCTCACACCCCTGGCGTGAATGGGTTAGTTTAATGCACGCGTTGTTGAAAAAGGGGTATTTTGATGCCATTGAAAACCCTTTCTCCAGAAATGGAGAGCTGGGAAGCAAGGAGGCAAATTCGATCAGGAGTGCTTGCTTGAATTTCGCTCGTGATCAGCATCAACTTATAAG ATATTTGTCCCGGGAAAATATTCTAGAGATTGCTGGGACTGGATGTCCAAGCACAGATAGAAAAGTAGTCAACTCAGGAAAGCGCTTGCGAGCTTATGTTGGGAGCAACGAAGAAAAT GTCTGCAGCTCCTGCATTTTAAGGGGAGATTGTGATAGGGCATTTGTAAAGGCTAATGAAGATGAAGGTGTTAGGACTGTGGATGTAATGCGCCTCTTGTTGACATACAGTCTTGCTCCCCTGGTCAACTCAGTGGAGAACAATCCGTGCTTAAATAAAAAGATAGAAGAATCCGTCAGAATCTTGCTGAAAGAGATGGTGGACATAATAAGTATCGAGGAACGTGATTTTAAACCAATTATAGGAAATAGAGATGACATAGATAAGAATCAAGTTCAAGCTCCAACAAAGCAAGACAGTTGGATTTGCCCAAA GTGTGAGTCGATTAATCCCACCCAAAATTTCAAGTGCTTACGATGCGACAGCTTGTCGCGAGAAAGACTGGCGAAAATAGCAGAGGAGATGGAGCATCTTCCATTAAAGAAGGGAGACTGGCTATGTGATAA ATGCAAGTTCTTGAACTTCGCAAGAAATACTAGGTGTTTGATGTGTAAGGAGAAGCCTTCAAAGCGGCACCTCAATCCCGGGGAGTGGGAATGTGAATC GTGTAATTATATCAATTTTCGGAGAAATATGAGATGCTTGAAATGCGATCATAAGAGACGAATCACGTCTAATGCTACCGATACTGCATCGGAACATTGTAGCAATATGGTTAAGAATCATCAAACACATCCTTGGTTTGGACAAAGAACACAAACTAGGGACTATGGGTGCCATAAATCCTACGAATTTGTCAAGAACGACGATCAAGATCAGAGTAGCTCAAGCTCATGGAATGAGGTGGCAGGTTTTATGGACTTCCCTGTAGTTGGAGGTCAGAGTGACATGTCCCGGGATATCCGAAAGCAAGAATTATGGAGAATGAAAGTGGGTAATAAGATCGGACATACATTTCGAGCAGCTGCGGGGGACGATACTGACAGATTTAATTGTTACATCTTTCAAGGAAAAAGTGAATTTCTTGAATCTGGTGGTGATGATAATGAGGATGAAATGGCTGCGTGGTTTGGTGGTGGGAGAAGGACTGTCAACTTGCCTTGA